A section of the Bryobacteraceae bacterium genome encodes:
- a CDS encoding D,D-heptose 1,7-bisphosphate phosphatase, giving the protein MKPCIFFDRDGTLIEERNYLSDPDQVVLIPGAAEAVRLAREAGYLAVVLTNQSGAGRGYFTLEDVERVNARMGELLGREGARIDGIYVCPHAPEDGCDCRKPRTGLVERAVRELGIDVGASWVVGDKATDLELARNAGMRGVLVRTGYGSEAAAQLSGGDGLTAADVLQAVRRIVGERRGQGLGA; this is encoded by the coding sequence GTGAAACCGTGCATTTTTTTTGACCGCGACGGGACGCTGATCGAGGAACGGAACTACCTGTCCGACCCGGACCAGGTGGTGCTGATCCCGGGTGCGGCGGAGGCGGTGCGGCTGGCCCGCGAGGCCGGTTATCTGGCGGTGGTGCTGACGAACCAGTCCGGGGCCGGGCGGGGCTACTTCACGCTGGAGGACGTCGAGCGTGTGAACGCCCGGATGGGGGAGCTGCTTGGGCGCGAGGGGGCGAGAATCGACGGCATCTACGTCTGCCCGCATGCTCCAGAGGATGGCTGCGACTGCCGCAAGCCTCGGACCGGGCTGGTGGAGCGGGCAGTGCGCGAGCTGGGCATCGACGTGGGGGCATCGTGGGTGGTGGGCGACAAAGCGACCGACCTGGAACTGGCACGCAATGCGGGCATGCGGGGCGTGCTGGTTCGGACCGGGTACGGGAGCGAGGCGGCGGCGCAACTGAGCGGTGGGGATGGGCTGACCGCGGCGGATGTGTTGCAGGCGGTGAGGCGGATCGTCGGCGAGCGTAGGGGACAGGGGCTGGGGGCGTAG
- a CDS encoding glycosyl transferase, which produces MELLYLSHCVPNPPDKGEKIRAFHELNALAARHRVHLSCFARSEKEMEDARALIDRCASVYVAPLFPYALHLARAGVRFAVGASLTDAFYSSRRFSADLLELLNSRPVRGAVAYSTAMAPFVPAELPLVLDMADVDSEKWRAYARYRKPSFLFQTEAERLARLEASQARRARVTLVTTAAEREALLRIAPGVECEVMENGVDFDFFDPERLPADAALAARRYLLFCGQLDYYPNEQGIVAFAREIFPELRRRDPGLELIVVGRNPGPRVLALAALDGVEVAGTVDDVRPFYRHALATVAPLKIARGIQNKVLESLAMDKPVLASPEVCQTLGAELPRGVRCCRTVEDYASAPEAGGIRRHAMRRFCWPQNLRVLERAVARLEQAP; this is translated from the coding sequence GTGGAGCTGCTCTACCTGTCCCACTGTGTCCCGAATCCGCCCGACAAGGGCGAAAAGATCCGAGCCTTCCATGAACTGAACGCGCTGGCGGCGCGCCACCGCGTGCATCTGAGCTGTTTTGCGCGCAGCGAGAAAGAGATGGAAGACGCGCGGGCGCTGATCGACCGTTGCGCCTCCGTCTACGTGGCGCCGCTGTTCCCTTACGCGCTGCACCTGGCGCGCGCCGGCGTGCGGTTCGCCGTGGGCGCATCGCTCACGGACGCCTTCTATTCGAGCCGCCGGTTTTCGGCCGACCTGCTCGAGCTTCTCAACAGCCGCCCGGTCCGCGGCGCGGTGGCCTATTCGACGGCGATGGCGCCGTTCGTGCCTGCGGAGCTGCCGCTGGTGCTCGACATGGCGGACGTGGACTCAGAGAAGTGGCGCGCCTATGCGAGATACCGGAAGCCGTCTTTTTTGTTTCAAACAGAAGCGGAACGTCTTGCACGACTCGAAGCCAGCCAGGCGCGGCGGGCGCGCGTGACGCTGGTGACGACGGCGGCCGAGCGCGAGGCGTTGCTGCGGATCGCCCCGGGAGTCGAATGTGAAGTGATGGAGAACGGGGTGGATTTTGACTTCTTCGATCCGGAACGGCTGCCCGCTGATGCGGCGCTCGCCGCGAGGCGCTATCTGCTGTTCTGCGGCCAGCTCGACTACTACCCGAACGAGCAGGGCATTGTGGCGTTCGCGCGGGAGATCTTTCCCGAGCTGCGGCGGCGGGATCCGGGCCTGGAACTGATTGTAGTGGGACGGAACCCGGGGCCGAGAGTGCTGGCGCTGGCCGCGCTGGACGGCGTGGAAGTGGCCGGAACGGTGGACGACGTGCGTCCCTTTTACAGGCACGCGCTGGCGACAGTGGCGCCGCTGAAGATCGCCCGCGGGATCCAGAACAAGGTGCTCGAGTCGCTGGCGATGGACAAGCCGGTGCTGGCGTCGCCGGAGGTCTGCCAGACCCTCGGAGCGGAATTGCCGCGCGGCGTCCGCTGCTGCCGGACGGTGGAAGACTACGCGTCTGCGCCGGAGGCGGGCGGGATCCGGCGCCACGCGATGCGGCGGTTTTGCTGGCCGCAGAACCTGCGGGTGCTGGAGCGCGCCGTGGCCCGGCTGGAGCAGGCGCCGTGA
- the ctpA-2 gene encoding peptidase S41: protein MSSRFQYTLVTLSGVLVALLLVGVLLGQNRPAQSSDPYRHLNVFTEVLAKIKSDYVEEPDMKSVSLGAINGLLVSLDPFACYLNADQYRQYLKTLENPKGGVGLILSRKYGYELSVVDAIPGSPADRQGLTTGDIIEAINGILTRDMPLAFADVLLHGEPGTEVELRVLRLSRPEPVTVKLKRALVTPPPLEARMLDGETGYIAVTDLTAGKAEKVAEALRELTGKGAKKLVLDLRHAALSEPAEGVVLADLFLDKGLIATLEGQKVKKQVFEASPAKTVYRGPLVVLTNRGTTGAAEIAAAALAANKRAELVGERTYGDAAMRKPVPAGDGGAVIMAVAKYHAPDGKAINETSVTPQHLVSDVEPPQTMDEEEGAAPAPPDLRQPEKKEDTVLKKALEILGGKADQAHAAPVAAPAAAAGKTLHKGA from the coding sequence ATGAGCAGCCGATTTCAATATACGCTGGTGACCCTTTCGGGCGTCCTGGTGGCGCTCCTTCTGGTGGGCGTTCTGCTGGGGCAGAACCGGCCCGCGCAATCATCGGATCCGTACCGGCACCTGAACGTTTTCACCGAGGTGCTGGCCAAGATCAAGTCCGACTATGTGGAAGAACCTGACATGAAGAGCGTGTCGCTCGGAGCCATCAACGGACTGCTCGTGTCGCTGGATCCGTTTGCGTGCTATCTGAACGCGGATCAGTACAGGCAGTACCTGAAGACGCTGGAGAATCCGAAAGGGGGCGTCGGGCTGATTCTGAGCCGGAAATACGGCTACGAGCTGAGCGTGGTGGACGCGATCCCCGGCTCGCCGGCCGACCGGCAGGGGCTGACGACGGGCGACATCATTGAGGCGATCAACGGGATTCTGACGCGAGACATGCCGCTGGCGTTCGCCGACGTGCTGCTGCACGGGGAGCCGGGAACGGAAGTCGAGCTGCGAGTGCTGCGGCTGAGCCGCCCGGAACCGGTGACGGTGAAGCTGAAGCGTGCGCTGGTGACGCCACCGCCGCTGGAGGCCCGGATGCTGGACGGGGAAACGGGCTACATTGCGGTGACCGATCTGACCGCCGGCAAGGCGGAGAAGGTGGCCGAGGCGTTGCGGGAACTGACCGGCAAGGGGGCCAAGAAGCTGGTGCTGGATCTGCGCCATGCGGCGCTGAGCGAGCCCGCCGAGGGCGTGGTGCTGGCGGATCTGTTTCTGGACAAGGGTTTGATTGCGACGCTGGAAGGCCAGAAGGTGAAGAAACAGGTGTTCGAGGCGAGCCCGGCGAAGACGGTCTACCGCGGGCCGCTGGTGGTGCTCACCAACCGCGGCACGACCGGGGCGGCCGAAATTGCAGCGGCAGCGCTGGCTGCCAACAAGCGGGCCGAGCTGGTGGGCGAGCGCACCTATGGCGACGCGGCGATGCGGAAGCCGGTTCCGGCCGGCGATGGCGGCGCGGTGATCATGGCGGTAGCCAAGTACCATGCGCCGGACGGCAAGGCGATCAACGAGACGTCGGTGACGCCGCAGCACCTGGTGTCCGACGTCGAACCGCCGCAGACGATGGACGAAGAGGAGGGCGCAGCCCCTGCGCCGCCAGACCTGAGGCAGCCGGAAAAGAAGGAAGACACGGTGCTCAAGAAAGCTCTGGAGATTCTCGGCGGCAAGGCGGACCAGGCGCACGCCGCTCCCGTGGCTGCGCCTGCCGCGGCCGCCGGCAAGACGTTGCACAAGGGGGCATAG